One segment of Trichlorobacter ammonificans DNA contains the following:
- a CDS encoding NAD-dependent malic enzyme: MNIEKGLDKIVKTIRVTITDQPGYLGRLTTAIGSEGGNIGDVRLLRSGLTHNVREITLYVDNDRHLERILHAVSLVEGVTVEEVIDRVQKVHEGGKIAVKSRVELATLGDVRKIYTPGVASICRQIQQHPELARRFTAIGNSVAIVTNGTAILGLGDIGPVAGMPVMEGKSVLFDKLVGISGIPILLDTKEPDQIVETICRIAPTFGAIKLEDIAAPDCFEIERRLVERLTIPVMHDDQHGTAVVVLAALLNATRFTNTRLQNATVGIIGLGAAGTGIAKLLMAYGVKQVLGTDLSQGAMEMHRTNGGEATDLAGVMERSLIVVATTGCPGLIKPEMVRNGQVILALSNPDAEIGPQQALAAGASFAADGKSINNALAFPGIFRGALNARARRINNRMLIAASRAIAQYAEEGELVPGILNMAVHAAVADAVAQAATLSGAADPPA, encoded by the coding sequence ATGAACATTGAAAAAGGTTTGGACAAGATCGTCAAGACCATCCGGGTGACGATCACCGATCAGCCCGGCTATCTGGGACGCCTCACCACTGCCATCGGCTCCGAAGGGGGCAATATCGGCGACGTACGGCTGCTGCGCTCCGGCCTGACGCACAATGTGCGCGAGATCACCCTCTACGTGGATAACGACCGCCACCTGGAGCGGATTCTGCATGCGGTAAGCCTGGTTGAGGGGGTGACGGTCGAGGAGGTGATCGACCGGGTCCAGAAGGTGCACGAGGGGGGCAAGATCGCCGTCAAAAGCAGGGTCGAACTGGCGACCCTCGGCGACGTCCGCAAGATCTACACCCCCGGTGTGGCCTCCATCTGCCGCCAGATCCAGCAGCACCCTGAGCTTGCCCGGCGTTTTACCGCCATCGGCAACAGTGTGGCCATCGTGACCAACGGCACCGCCATCCTGGGGCTGGGAGATATCGGCCCGGTGGCCGGCATGCCGGTCATGGAAGGCAAGTCGGTCCTGTTCGACAAGCTGGTCGGCATCTCCGGCATTCCAATCCTGTTGGACACGAAGGAACCCGACCAGATCGTGGAGACCATCTGTCGGATCGCCCCCACCTTCGGCGCCATCAAGCTGGAGGATATTGCCGCGCCGGACTGCTTCGAGATCGAGCGGCGCCTGGTGGAACGGCTGACGATCCCGGTCATGCACGACGACCAGCACGGTACGGCGGTCGTGGTACTGGCCGCACTGCTCAACGCCACCCGTTTTACCAACACGCGCCTGCAGAACGCCACGGTGGGAATTATCGGCCTCGGCGCAGCCGGTACCGGCATCGCCAAGCTGCTGATGGCCTACGGCGTCAAGCAGGTGCTGGGTACCGACCTGAGCCAGGGCGCCATGGAGATGCATCGGACAAACGGCGGCGAAGCAACAGACCTGGCCGGGGTCATGGAACGCTCCCTGATCGTGGTTGCTACCACCGGCTGCCCGGGACTGATCAAACCGGAGATGGTGCGCAACGGCCAGGTGATTCTGGCGCTCTCCAACCCTGATGCGGAAATCGGCCCGCAGCAGGCGCTGGCGGCCGGAGCCTCCTTTGCCGCGGACGGCAAGAGCATCAACAATGCCCTGGCGTTTCCCGGTATCTTCAGGGGAGCGCTCAATGCCCGCGCCCGCAGAATCAACAACCGGATGCTGATCGCCGCCTCCCGGGCCATAGCCCAGTATGCCGAGGAGGGAGAACTGGTACCCGGCATCCTTAATATGGCCGTGCATGCGGCCGTGGCCGATGCGGTAGCCCAGGCGGCGACCCTCTCCGGTGCCGCCGACCCACCGGCCTGA
- the purE gene encoding 5-(carboxyamino)imidazole ribonucleotide mutase, producing MSTNVPAMIQDMPLVGILTGSPNDLPTVVKIRETLTELGIPSEIVVASAHRTPDKVLAYLERAHREGVQVLIGCAGVAAHLAGVVAGHTLLPVIGVPLGNGPLSGMDSLLSTVQMPPGVPVATVAIDGSKNAAMLAARILALKYPQIGAALKEAADKERARYDRTADEALAALSKP from the coding sequence ATGAGCACGAACGTACCGGCAATGATCCAAGACATGCCCCTGGTGGGCATTCTGACCGGCAGCCCCAACGACCTGCCCACCGTCGTCAAGATCCGCGAAACCCTTACCGAACTGGGTATTCCCAGCGAAATCGTGGTGGCCTCGGCCCATCGTACGCCGGACAAGGTGCTGGCCTACCTTGAACGGGCCCACCGCGAAGGAGTGCAGGTGTTGATCGGCTGTGCCGGCGTGGCCGCTCACCTGGCCGGTGTCGTTGCCGGCCATACCCTGTTGCCGGTGATCGGCGTGCCCCTGGGCAACGGCCCGCTCTCCGGTATGGACAGCCTGCTTTCCACGGTACAGATGCCGCCGGGCGTACCGGTGGCCACCGTGGCCATCGACGGCAGCAAGAATGCCGCCATGCTGGCGGCCCGCATCCTGGCTCTCAAGTACCCGCAAATCGGCGCGGCCCTCAAGGAGGCGGCCGACAAGGAGCGGGCCCGTTACGACCGGACCGCCGACGAAGCCCTGGCTGCATTGTCCAAACCGTAA
- a CDS encoding glycoside hydrolase family 15 protein, with translation MMRTSLDLGLIGNGAVGALIDRQGEIVWCCLPRFDGDPMFCSLLKEHTNHDGFGYCGIELVEQIATEQQYLPNTAVLVTKLSDAHGAEVEVTDFAPRFRQFGRMFTPVMLVRRIRRLRGSPRIRLAVRPASDYGRERCPVTYGSHHVRYLSPGWVLRLTTDASITMLLEERPFFLEEEITLIFGADETIPTAIGDLARRFQDETVHYWHDWVRDLGIPFEWQDEVIRAAITLKLNTCDDTGAIIAAMTTSIPEAAHTVRNWDYRFCWLRDSYFVVNALNRLGATKSMERYLGYLTNISAGAPGGRLQPVYAINGAARLEERIVDTLSGYRGMGPVRVGNQAFEQVQHDVYGAAILAVTHVFFDRRLLRCGDRTLFHRLESLGETAVQVFDQPDAGLWELRGTARVHTFSSVMCWAACDRLALIAAKLGLGDRQGYWRDHADSIYTEIYRRGWNEEKQSFVASFDGDSLDASLLLLHDVGFLSADDPCFQSTVAAIERELKRGDYVYRYVEADDFGEPENAFIVCTFWYIHALAALGRHDEARALFENLLARRNHLGLLAEHIDPVTGEQWGNFVQTYSMVGLISSAIRLSKRWDAAF, from the coding sequence ATGATGCGTACCAGTCTTGACTTGGGGCTTATTGGTAACGGCGCCGTCGGCGCCCTGATTGACCGGCAGGGGGAGATCGTCTGGTGCTGCCTGCCGCGCTTCGACGGCGACCCGATGTTCTGCTCGCTGCTCAAGGAACACACCAACCATGACGGTTTCGGCTATTGCGGTATCGAGCTGGTGGAGCAGATCGCCACGGAGCAGCAGTACCTGCCCAATACCGCCGTGCTGGTGACCAAGCTCAGCGATGCTCACGGCGCAGAGGTGGAGGTGACCGACTTCGCTCCCCGCTTCCGCCAGTTCGGCCGGATGTTCACGCCGGTAATGCTGGTCCGGCGAATCCGCCGTCTGCGGGGCTCCCCCCGAATCCGCCTGGCGGTGCGGCCGGCGTCGGATTACGGCCGCGAACGCTGCCCCGTCACCTACGGCAGCCACCATGTCCGTTACCTCTCCCCCGGCTGGGTGCTGCGCCTGACCACCGACGCCTCCATCACCATGCTGCTGGAGGAACGTCCCTTCTTTCTGGAGGAGGAGATCACCCTCATCTTCGGTGCCGACGAAACCATCCCCACGGCCATCGGCGACCTGGCCCGGCGTTTTCAGGATGAAACCGTGCATTACTGGCACGACTGGGTGCGGGATCTGGGCATCCCCTTCGAGTGGCAGGACGAAGTGATCCGGGCCGCCATCACCCTGAAGCTGAACACCTGCGACGATACGGGCGCCATCATCGCCGCCATGACCACCTCCATCCCGGAAGCGGCGCATACGGTGCGCAACTGGGATTACCGCTTCTGCTGGCTGCGGGACTCTTACTTCGTGGTGAATGCCCTGAACCGTCTGGGGGCCACCAAGTCCATGGAGCGCTACCTGGGGTACCTAACCAATATTTCCGCCGGGGCGCCGGGGGGGCGCTTGCAGCCGGTCTACGCCATTAACGGCGCGGCACGACTTGAGGAGCGGATCGTCGACACCCTGTCCGGCTACCGCGGCATGGGGCCGGTGCGGGTGGGGAACCAGGCCTTCGAGCAGGTGCAGCACGATGTCTACGGCGCCGCCATCCTGGCGGTGACCCACGTGTTTTTCGACCGCCGCCTGTTGCGCTGCGGCGACCGCACCCTGTTCCACCGCCTGGAGTCCCTGGGGGAGACCGCCGTGCAGGTGTTCGACCAGCCCGATGCCGGGCTGTGGGAGCTGCGGGGTACCGCCCGGGTACACACCTTTTCCAGCGTCATGTGCTGGGCCGCCTGCGACCGTCTGGCCCTGATCGCCGCCAAGCTGGGGCTGGGCGACCGGCAGGGGTACTGGCGGGACCATGCCGACAGCATCTACACCGAAATTTACCGGCGGGGCTGGAACGAGGAAAAGCAATCCTTTGTCGCCTCCTTTGACGGCGACTCCCTGGACGCCAGCCTGCTCCTGCTGCACGACGTCGGTTTTCTCTCGGCGGACGATCCCTGTTTCCAGTCCACGGTCGCCGCCATTGAGCGGGAACTGAAGCGGGGAGACTACGTGTACCGCTACGTGGAGGCGGACGATTTTGGGGAGCCGGAGAACGCCTTTATCGTCTGTACCTTCTGGTATATCCACGCCCTGGCGGCGCTGGGCCGCCACGACGAGGCCCGGGCGCTCTTCGAAAACCTGCTGGCGCGGCGCAACCACCTGGGGCTGTTGGCGGAGCATATTGACCCGGTCACCGGCGAGCAGTGGGGGAATTTCGTGCAGACCTACAGCATGGTGGGACTGATCAGCTCTGCCATTCGCCTGAGTAAACGCTGGGATGCGGCGTTCTGA
- a CDS encoding Na+/H+ antiporter subunit E, whose protein sequence is MTAFLANILLALAWMALTGSFGASGFFTGFLFGFCVIWVGRRDRASAAYRQRLLAVAGFIVFFVKELVMANLRVAHDVLTPRDYMTPGIVAVPLDLESDLQITLLSNLLTLTPGTLSLNLSADRRTLYVHAMYIDDPAQMVREIKDGFERRIREVIQ, encoded by the coding sequence ATGACTGCTTTTCTGGCAAACATTCTGCTTGCCCTTGCCTGGATGGCCCTGACCGGCTCCTTTGGCGCGAGCGGCTTTTTTACCGGCTTTCTCTTCGGCTTCTGCGTGATCTGGGTCGGCAGGCGGGACCGCGCCAGCGCGGCCTACCGGCAGCGGTTGCTGGCGGTGGCCGGATTTATCGTCTTTTTCGTGAAGGAACTGGTAATGGCCAACCTGCGGGTGGCCCATGACGTTCTGACACCGCGTGACTACATGACCCCCGGCATTGTGGCGGTTCCGCTCGATCTGGAAAGTGATCTGCAGATAACGCTGCTTTCCAACCTGCTCACCCTGACGCCGGGAACGCTGAGTCTGAACCTTTCTGCAGACCGCCGTACCCTCTATGTTCACGCCATGTACATCGACGATCCGGCACAGATGGTCCGGGAAATCAAGGATGGATTTGAACGGCGGATACGGGAGGTGATCCAGTGA
- a CDS encoding MarR family winged helix-turn-helix transcriptional regulator gives MQKDAATIMEVFDNVRRVIQAISEYSKAAEHTTGLTGSQLWALKLLTAAPVRVSELARLMSLRPPTVVGILDRLEAKGLLTRTVSKEDRRVVEVVLTEQGRALVAGAPEVAQTLLVKGLAELSEEQFFHVEEGMRLMVGMLDAGHLVPQPLHR, from the coding sequence ATGCAGAAGGATGCAGCAACAATCATGGAAGTATTCGACAATGTGCGGCGGGTCATCCAGGCGATTTCCGAGTATTCGAAAGCAGCCGAGCATACCACCGGCCTGACCGGTTCCCAGCTGTGGGCGCTGAAACTGTTGACGGCGGCGCCGGTGCGGGTTTCCGAGCTGGCGCGGCTCATGTCCCTGCGTCCGCCCACCGTGGTGGGCATCTTGGACAGGCTGGAAGCAAAGGGTCTGCTCACACGCACGGTTTCGAAAGAGGACCGCAGGGTTGTAGAGGTTGTACTCACGGAGCAGGGGAGAGCGCTGGTGGCCGGGGCGCCGGAGGTGGCCCAGACCCTGCTGGTGAAGGGGCTGGCCGAACTGTCCGAGGAACAGTTTTTCCATGTTGAAGAGGGGATGCGCCTGATGGTGGGGATGCTAGATGCCGGGCACCTCGTGCCTCAGCCGCTGCACAGGTGA
- a CDS encoding cation:proton antiporter, giving the protein MKLTAYCTHFILPLLGVGLLVTFIRVVRGPSLPDRVVALDLMATFIIAISAVYSVVSDEPSYLDAAVVLALITFLGTVAFAYYLQRRSGNA; this is encoded by the coding sequence GTGAAACTTACAGCCTATTGCACTCATTTCATCCTGCCGCTGTTGGGGGTGGGGCTGCTGGTGACCTTTATCCGGGTGGTGCGTGGTCCCAGCCTGCCGGATCGGGTGGTGGCCCTGGACCTGATGGCTACCTTTATCATTGCCATTTCCGCGGTCTATTCCGTGGTCAGCGACGAGCCCTCCTACCTGGATGCGGCGGTGGTGCTGGCCCTGATCACTTTTCTGGGCACCGTGGCCTTTGCCTACTATCTGCAACGGAGGAGCGGCAATGCGTGA
- a CDS encoding carbonic anhydrase: protein MKDIQRFIAGFRTFQESYFGAGADHFEPLKEGQSPKTMIIGCSDSRVDPALLTNCAPGDIFTVRNVANLVPPFEEKGGRHGVSAALEFAVCHLGVEHIVVLGHSGCGGIKALMAGTCGCKGGGFISHWMSIAAPARERVLTELPDKEPGLQQRAAEQAAILLSLENLRSFPWIDQRVASGTLSLHGWYFDITAGELLEYQQEGGCFEPVKSC from the coding sequence GTGAAAGATATTCAACGTTTCATTGCCGGTTTCCGTACGTTTCAGGAAAGCTACTTCGGTGCCGGAGCCGACCATTTTGAGCCGCTCAAGGAGGGGCAGAGCCCGAAAACCATGATCATCGGCTGCTCCGACTCCCGGGTCGATCCGGCCCTGCTCACCAATTGCGCCCCGGGGGACATTTTCACCGTGCGCAACGTGGCCAACCTGGTTCCCCCCTTTGAAGAAAAGGGGGGACGGCACGGCGTCAGCGCCGCCCTTGAGTTTGCGGTCTGCCACCTGGGGGTGGAGCATATCGTGGTGCTGGGGCACTCGGGCTGCGGCGGCATCAAGGCACTGATGGCCGGCACCTGCGGCTGCAAGGGGGGCGGATTTATCTCACACTGGATGTCCATTGCCGCCCCTGCCCGGGAGCGGGTCTTAACGGAATTGCCGGACAAGGAACCGGGCCTGCAGCAACGGGCCGCGGAACAGGCGGCAATTCTGCTTTCCCTGGAAAATCTGCGCAGCTTTCCCTGGATCGACCAGCGGGTCGCCAGTGGTACGCTGTCACTGCACGGCTGGTATTTCGACATCACCGCAGGAGAACTGCTGGAGTACCAGCAGGAAGGCGGCTGTTTCGAACCGGTGAAGAGCTGTTAG
- a CDS encoding Na+/H+ antiporter subunit D encodes MKNTILFLPLLIPLITAVLGLLAWRRHTLQRLLGVGSTSALLAVGLLLLATVRDGTILSVQAGNWPAPFGITLAADLFSALMVTAAGGMGLCVTVYSLADTDTHQESLGYHPLLQVLLLGVSGSFLTADLFNLYVWFEVMLIASFVLLALGGRREQMEGAIKYVALNLIASAFFLAGIGLLYGVAGTLNMAHLAVKLRDVAHTGTIPVIAALFFAAFGIKAAVFPFYFWLPASYHTPPTAVTTIFSALLSKVGIYVLFRVFTLIFAQEAVAGQGVLLTAATGTMLFGALGATAQPELRRMLSFCVVSQIGYLLLGLGIMTPLALAGSIFFILHIIAAKSALFLATGLVVRISGSSEMAVVGGLYRQRPLLALLFLLPALSVAGLPPFSGFWGKLALVQAALIREQYLAVTAALGVSILTLLYLVRAWSEVFWKGRPAGSEGSARSLPALQRRQMVGPLTALVLVMMLMGLTAEPFMVLARTAAEQLLAPDRYITTILGVTP; translated from the coding sequence GTGAAAAACACGATACTGTTTCTACCCCTGCTGATTCCGTTGATCACGGCGGTACTGGGACTGCTGGCCTGGCGACGGCACACCCTCCAGCGCCTGCTGGGGGTCGGCAGCACGTCGGCCCTGCTGGCGGTCGGTCTGCTGCTGCTCGCCACGGTGAGGGACGGTACAATCCTGAGCGTCCAGGCTGGCAACTGGCCGGCTCCCTTCGGCATCACCCTGGCGGCCGACCTGTTCAGCGCTCTCATGGTAACAGCGGCCGGTGGCATGGGGCTGTGCGTGACCGTCTACTCCCTGGCGGATACCGATACCCATCAGGAATCCCTCGGCTACCATCCCCTGCTGCAGGTGCTGCTCCTGGGGGTCTCCGGATCGTTTCTCACCGCCGACCTGTTCAATCTCTACGTCTGGTTCGAGGTGATGCTGATCGCCTCCTTCGTGCTGCTGGCCCTGGGAGGGCGCCGTGAGCAGATGGAAGGAGCCATCAAGTACGTGGCTCTCAACCTGATCGCGTCCGCCTTCTTCCTGGCCGGTATCGGCCTGCTGTACGGCGTGGCCGGCACCCTCAACATGGCCCACTTGGCGGTCAAGTTGCGTGACGTTGCCCATACCGGCACCATCCCGGTCATTGCCGCTCTTTTTTTTGCTGCCTTCGGTATCAAGGCGGCAGTCTTTCCGTTTTACTTCTGGCTGCCCGCCTCCTACCACACTCCGCCGACCGCGGTGACCACCATCTTTTCCGCGCTGCTCTCCAAGGTGGGAATCTACGTGCTGTTCCGGGTTTTTACCCTGATCTTTGCCCAGGAGGCAGTGGCAGGCCAGGGGGTGCTGCTGACAGCGGCAACGGGCACCATGCTGTTCGGCGCTCTGGGAGCCACGGCGCAACCCGAACTGCGCCGCATGCTCTCCTTTTGCGTGGTGAGTCAGATCGGCTACCTGCTGCTGGGCCTGGGGATCATGACCCCCCTTGCCTTGGCAGGCAGCATTTTCTTCATACTGCATATCATTGCAGCCAAATCGGCCCTGTTTCTGGCTACGGGGCTGGTGGTCCGGATCAGCGGCAGCAGTGAAATGGCAGTCGTGGGGGGGCTGTACCGCCAGCGCCCGCTGCTGGCGCTGCTTTTCCTGCTCCCCGCTCTTTCCGTGGCCGGGCTGCCGCCGTTTTCCGGATTCTGGGGGAAACTGGCCCTGGTGCAGGCCGCCCTGATTCGTGAGCAGTACCTTGCGGTGACCGCCGCCTTGGGGGTAAGCATCCTGACACTGTTGTACCTGGTCAGGGCATGGAGTGAGGTCTTCTGGAAGGGGCGTCCCGCCGGCAGCGAAGGGAGTGCCCGCTCCCTGCCGGCGCTGCAGCGCCGGCAGATGGTGGGACCGCTGACGGCACTGGTTCTGGTAATGATGCTTATGGGACTGACCGCAGAGCCGTTCATGGTGCTGGCTCGTACGGCAGCCGAGCAGTTGCTGGCACCGGACCGGTATATCACGACTATTCTCGGGGTGACGCCATGA
- a CDS encoding mechanosensitive ion channel family protein, protein MHLRAFGTAIAEAPALVASLLTLGLALLLGLLGYLLLFKVLFRLAVHSDSSLQKNLLQRWRPPAKLLLPLVAVLLAQPSFQFPPGISELLRHLGSMALIAGIAWLMASTILGLRDLVLQRYDVSDSDNLKARTISTQVTMLVRITIVIVIVLAGATMLMTFETVRQVGVSLLASAGIAGIIIGFAAQRSLAALLAGIQIAITQPIRLDDVVIVEGEWGRVEEITLTYVVVRIWDLRRLVLPITYFLEKPFQNWTRASADLLGTVFLHCDYRVPVAEVRAELERILARTELWDGKVCGLVVFDATDRTVVLRAMVSAPNSGAAWDLRCHVREKLIEFLQRDHPECLPRLRTELEPFPAAVPSTEGPAAP, encoded by the coding sequence GTGCATCTGAGGGCATTCGGCACTGCCATCGCTGAAGCGCCGGCACTGGTCGCTTCGCTGCTGACCCTGGGACTGGCGCTTCTGCTGGGGCTGCTGGGCTATCTGCTCCTGTTTAAGGTGCTGTTCCGTCTGGCTGTGCATTCCGACAGCTCCCTGCAGAAGAACCTGCTGCAACGCTGGCGCCCCCCGGCAAAGCTGTTGCTGCCGCTGGTTGCGGTGCTGCTTGCCCAGCCGTCGTTTCAGTTCCCCCCCGGCATCTCCGAACTACTGCGCCACTTGGGCAGCATGGCGTTGATTGCCGGCATTGCCTGGTTGATGGCCTCCACCATCCTGGGGCTGCGGGACCTGGTCCTGCAGCGCTACGATGTGAGCGACAGCGACAACCTCAAGGCCCGGACCATTTCCACCCAGGTGACCATGCTGGTGCGGATTACCATCGTGATCGTCATCGTCCTGGCCGGGGCAACCATGCTGATGACCTTTGAAACGGTGCGTCAGGTGGGGGTGAGCCTGCTGGCCTCAGCCGGTATTGCCGGCATCATCATCGGCTTTGCGGCCCAGCGCAGCTTGGCGGCCCTGCTGGCAGGAATCCAGATCGCCATTACCCAGCCGATTCGCCTTGACGATGTGGTGATCGTGGAGGGCGAATGGGGGCGGGTCGAGGAGATCACGCTGACCTACGTGGTGGTGCGCATCTGGGATTTACGGCGCCTGGTGCTGCCGATCACCTATTTTCTGGAAAAGCCGTTCCAGAACTGGACCCGGGCGTCGGCCGACCTGCTGGGCACCGTGTTCCTGCACTGCGATTACCGGGTGCCGGTGGCGGAGGTGCGGGCCGAACTGGAAAGGATCCTTGCCCGGACCGAGCTCTGGGACGGCAAGGTCTGCGGCTTGGTGGTGTTCGATGCAACCGACAGGACTGTTGTCCTGCGTGCCATGGTCAGCGCGCCCAATTCGGGAGCGGCCTGGGATCTGCGCTGCCATGTCCGCGAGAAGCTAATCGAGTTTCTGCAGCGCGACCATCCGGAGTGCCTGCCGCGGCTGCGAACCGAACTGGAGCCGTTTCCTGCCGCGGTGCCGTCGACGGAGGGACCGGCAGCACCGTGA
- the mnhG gene encoding monovalent cation/H(+) antiporter subunit G, with product MRDALIALLLLGGVFFALVAAIGVVRLPDIYMRLSAASKASTMGSSLILSAVALFFGSTVVTGKVVAIIAFTLLTAPVAAHMLGRAAYFSGEPLWDKSIRDELDGAGEWRKSGTPPREQGESATPAEEKEKGD from the coding sequence ATGCGTGACGCACTCATCGCCCTGCTGTTGTTGGGAGGGGTTTTTTTCGCTCTGGTGGCCGCCATCGGCGTGGTACGGCTCCCCGACATTTACATGCGGCTTTCGGCAGCTTCCAAGGCGTCGACCATGGGTAGCAGCCTGATCCTGAGTGCCGTAGCCCTTTTTTTTGGCAGTACGGTCGTCACCGGAAAGGTGGTGGCCATCATCGCCTTTACCCTGCTCACCGCACCGGTGGCAGCCCATATGCTGGGACGGGCCGCGTATTTCAGCGGTGAACCGCTCTGGGACAAAAGCATACGGGATGAGCTGGATGGAGCGGGCGAGTGGCGAAAGAGTGGAACGCCGCCCCGGGAGCAGGGGGAGAGTGCCACGCCGGCGGAAGAAAAGGAGAAGGGGGACTGA
- the htpX gene encoding protease HtpX, whose protein sequence is MFKRIILFLITNLAILFVLSFVANLLGIGPMLTQQGLNLGSLIAFAAVFGFGGSLISLALSKWTAKRLTGAQVITTPGNEVETWLLEVVRRQSLKAGIGMPEVAVYDAPDVNAFATGMRRDNALVAVSTGLLRTMDRNEAEAVLAHEVSHVANGDMVTLALIQGVVNTFVIVASRVVGYLVDRVVFRTERGHGPGFFITSLVAQLVFGILASIIVCWFSRQREFRADAGSAALAGRDKMIAALQKLRLTAGQPHLPDQVAAFGISGTSNGGLMKLFMTHPPLEERIEALRRNRGL, encoded by the coding sequence ATGTTCAAGAGAATCATTCTGTTCCTGATTACCAACCTGGCCATTCTGTTTGTACTGAGTTTCGTGGCGAACCTGCTGGGGATCGGTCCGATGCTGACCCAGCAGGGGCTCAACCTGGGCAGCCTGATCGCCTTTGCCGCCGTGTTCGGCTTCGGCGGTTCGCTGATTTCGCTGGCCCTCTCCAAGTGGACCGCCAAACGGCTGACCGGGGCGCAGGTGATCACCACTCCGGGCAATGAAGTGGAGACCTGGCTGCTGGAAGTGGTACGGCGCCAGTCCCTGAAGGCCGGCATCGGCATGCCGGAGGTGGCGGTCTACGATGCCCCGGACGTCAACGCCTTTGCCACCGGCATGCGGCGGGATAACGCCCTGGTGGCGGTCAGTACCGGACTGCTGCGGACCATGGACCGCAATGAAGCCGAGGCGGTGCTGGCCCACGAGGTGAGCCATGTGGCCAACGGCGACATGGTGACCCTGGCCCTGATCCAGGGGGTGGTCAACACCTTCGTGATCGTGGCCTCGCGGGTAGTGGGCTACCTGGTGGACCGGGTGGTTTTCAGGACCGAGCGGGGGCACGGTCCCGGCTTTTTCATCACCTCCCTGGTGGCGCAGCTGGTGTTCGGCATTCTGGCCAGCATCATCGTCTGCTGGTTCAGCCGGCAGCGGGAGTTCAGGGCCGATGCCGGTTCGGCGGCCCTGGCAGGGCGCGACAAAATGATCGCGGCTCTGCAGAAACTGCGGCTTACCGCCGGGCAGCCCCATCTGCCGGACCAGGTGGCGGCCTTCGGCATATCCGGCACCAGCAACGGTGGCCTGATGAAGCTGTTCATGACCCATCCGCCGCTGGAAGAACGGATCGAGGCGTTGCGCCGGAACCGGGGCCTCTGA